A part of Paenibacillus donghaensis genomic DNA contains:
- a CDS encoding quaternary amine ABC transporter ATP-binding protein, with product MPTIEVKQLTKVFGHDAQRALPLLEQGWSKEKIAKEHKLTVGVNKAEFSIEEGEIFVIMGLSGSGKSTLVRLLNRLIEPTGGQVLFKGKDVVKMNPEQLRQFRRKNIGMVFQKFALFPHRSVLANAEYGLEVQGVEKKKRTELAMEALELVGLKGWENHRPDQLSGGMQQRVGLARGLANDPDILLMDEAFSALDPLIRKDMQQELLELQARVKKTIVFITHDLDEALRIGDRIALMKDGVIVQIGTPEEILIQPANKYVERFVEDVDLSKVLTAAHVMRQPEMVRPERGPRVALQLMRDSGVSSLYVADKEMRLQGVITAEDASLALKENKSILDVLRREIPRVSPDTLLNDLFELMSETHLPVAVVDEADRLKGIVIKGAVLSALAGNAVPEGGSL from the coding sequence ATGCCTACTATAGAAGTGAAACAACTTACGAAAGTCTTCGGACATGATGCGCAGCGGGCGCTTCCATTATTAGAGCAGGGGTGGTCCAAAGAGAAGATCGCCAAGGAGCATAAGCTCACGGTGGGTGTGAACAAAGCCGAGTTCAGCATTGAAGAAGGCGAAATCTTCGTCATTATGGGATTATCCGGCAGCGGCAAGTCAACGCTTGTCCGTCTGCTCAACCGTTTGATCGAGCCCACTGGGGGGCAAGTGCTGTTTAAAGGGAAAGATGTTGTCAAAATGAATCCCGAGCAGCTGCGTCAATTCCGGCGCAAGAACATCGGTATGGTCTTCCAGAAATTCGCGTTGTTCCCGCACCGTTCCGTGCTGGCCAATGCGGAATACGGACTGGAGGTTCAGGGCGTAGAGAAGAAGAAAAGAACTGAACTGGCCATGGAAGCGTTGGAACTGGTCGGCCTGAAGGGCTGGGAGAACCACCGCCCCGATCAGCTGAGCGGAGGGATGCAGCAGCGTGTGGGCCTAGCCCGCGGCTTGGCGAATGATCCCGACATCCTGCTGATGGATGAAGCCTTCAGTGCGCTGGACCCGCTGATCCGCAAGGATATGCAGCAGGAGCTGCTGGAGCTGCAGGCCCGGGTGAAGAAGACCATTGTCTTCATTACTCATGATCTGGATGAAGCGCTGCGGATCGGTGACCGGATTGCCCTGATGAAGGACGGCGTGATTGTGCAGATCGGTACGCCGGAGGAAATCCTGATTCAGCCTGCCAACAAATACGTGGAGCGATTCGTCGAGGATGTGGATCTGTCGAAGGTGCTGACGGCAGCACATGTGATGCGCCAGCCGGAAATGGTCCGCCCGGAGCGTGGTCCGCGTGTAGCCCTGCAGTTAATGCGGGACAGCGGGGTTTCCAGTCTGTACGTAGCGGATAAAGAGATGAGACTTCAAGGTGTTATTACGGCGGAAGATGCGTCGCTGGCACTGAAGGAGAACAAAAGCATCCTTGATGTCCTGCGCCGGGAAATTCCGCGTGTATCGCCTGACACCTTGCTTAATGATTTGTTCGAACTGATGTCTGAGACCCATTTGCCGGTCGCTGTAGTTGATGAAGCTGACCGCTTGAAAGGGATCGTCATCAAAGGAGCCGTTCTTTCCGCCCTAGCGGGCAATGCGGTACCGGAAGGAGGCAGCTTGTAA
- a CDS encoding GbsR/MarR family transcriptional regulator, giving the protein MNDLAGLSPEQTEKVSKARERVIDSIGKNMDLYGITLSIGHLYGYMYFNDGPVTLDELSKTMGMSKTSMSTGVRTLLDLKMIDKVWGKGTRKDLFEVVPDWHQNFSDYFSIKWRKAVEGNMNALAKSLAEIAAMKSDYHDDPLLTKLLQSDQEKIEDAIKYYRWLLKLIEAFENGKIFDLIPKET; this is encoded by the coding sequence ATGAACGATTTAGCAGGGCTTTCGCCCGAACAAACAGAGAAGGTCAGCAAAGCCCGGGAACGTGTCATTGATTCCATCGGCAAGAACATGGATCTCTACGGCATCACCTTATCCATTGGGCATTTATACGGTTATATGTATTTCAATGATGGTCCTGTAACACTGGACGAGCTTAGCAAAACTATGGGTATGAGCAAAACCAGTATGAGTACGGGGGTACGCACCCTGCTGGACCTGAAAATGATTGACAAGGTGTGGGGTAAAGGCACACGGAAGGATCTGTTTGAGGTCGTGCCGGACTGGCATCAGAACTTCAGCGATTATTTCTCGATTAAATGGAGAAAAGCGGTCGAGGGCAACATGAACGCACTTGCGAAATCGCTTGCTGAAATTGCCGCCATGAAGAGCGACTATCATGATGATCCTCTACTGACCAAGCTCCTGCAGAGCGATCAGGAGAAGATTGAAGACGCGATTAAATACTACCGCTGGCTGCTGAAGCTGATTGAGGCTTTTGAGAACGGCAAGATATTTGATCTGATTCCCAAGGAAACCTGA
- a CDS encoding LacI family DNA-binding transcriptional regulator: MNIKRIAEMAGVSVSTVSKIMNNYSDVSDKTKQRVLQIIEQTGYSPSNSAKTLATRKSNLIGVIFAGELNVEFTHPFFVEVLNAFKKQMGVLGYDLIFFSNEKFIHSGDYFARCQHFQVDGCVIISGQKMEPAIRELDQSSIPCIGVDLELTGSKSAYLMSDNFQIASKVVEHFYLLGYRELGFIGSSADSDISNRREAGYIKAIESFGMTVNRDWFVHGEDFFEPSGYAVMKQWLLSGNLPRAVFAASDLLALGAVRALKEHGLQIPGDVAIIGCDDIEACKYTSPTLTTIRQNKERLGVLAAHMLFDLINGQSAGGSFTVEPALIVRESCGSRG, translated from the coding sequence ATGAATATCAAGAGGATTGCCGAAATGGCGGGAGTGTCGGTTTCCACGGTGTCCAAGATCATGAACAACTACAGCGACGTCTCCGATAAGACCAAGCAGCGGGTGCTGCAGATTATTGAGCAGACCGGATATTCCCCCTCCAATTCCGCCAAAACACTCGCTACCCGCAAATCCAACCTGATCGGGGTTATTTTTGCCGGTGAGCTGAACGTGGAGTTTACGCATCCTTTTTTCGTGGAGGTGCTGAATGCCTTCAAGAAGCAGATGGGGGTGCTGGGGTATGATCTTATTTTCTTCTCCAACGAGAAGTTCATTCATAGCGGGGATTACTTCGCCCGCTGCCAGCATTTCCAGGTGGATGGCTGTGTGATCATCTCGGGCCAGAAGATGGAACCGGCGATCCGTGAGCTGGACCAGAGCAGCATTCCCTGTATTGGAGTCGATCTGGAGCTGACGGGCAGTAAGTCTGCTTATCTGATGTCCGATAACTTCCAGATTGCCTCCAAGGTGGTGGAACATTTCTATCTGCTCGGCTACCGGGAGCTGGGCTTCATCGGAAGCAGCGCCGATTCGGATATCTCCAACCGCCGGGAAGCCGGTTATATCAAGGCGATTGAAAGCTTCGGCATGACAGTCAACCGGGACTGGTTCGTGCATGGAGAGGATTTCTTCGAGCCGAGCGGTTATGCGGTAATGAAGCAGTGGCTGCTCTCCGGCAATCTGCCGCGCGCGGTGTTCGCCGCCTCCGATCTGCTGGCGCTTGGCGCGGTACGGGCGCTGAAGGAGCATGGCCTGCAGATTCCAGGCGATGTGGCGATCATTGGCTGCGACGACATCGAGGCCTGCAAATACACCAGCCCTACGCTGACCACGATCCGCCAGAATAAGGAGCGCCTGGGCGTGCTCGCCGCCCACATGCTGTTCGACCTGATCAACGGCCAGTCCGCAGGCGGCTCGTTCACGGTCGAACCCGCGCTGATCGTGCGCGAGTCTTGCGGGAGCAGGGGGTAG
- a CDS encoding ketoacyl-ACP synthase III: MTGAKITAIGSYVPARRLTNADLTQMVDTNDEWIVQRTGIRERRIARKDEYTSDLCTAAVQDLMHRYDKKMDDVDMVLVATSTPDFTFPSTASIVQHRLNIPLSAGAFDLSAACAGFVYALHTAHSYVASGMHRKVLVIGADTISKITDYNDRSTCVLFGDGAGAVLVESDGQAGGFKGFHLGSDGGGGHHVYRTGLSHTVNDVEMVDSQLLVQNGREVFRWAVRTVPDGVKQLLGKAEMSLQQIDWFIPHSANMRIIEPICERMGYPIEQVLHSLVYFGNTSAATIPLALDLGIREGKVQNGQNLLLYGFGAGLTHAGQLVQLDLAVQTGEPTTL; this comes from the coding sequence TTGACAGGCGCCAAAATAACAGCAATCGGTTCCTATGTGCCGGCTCGTAGACTAACCAATGCCGACCTTACGCAGATGGTGGATACCAACGACGAATGGATTGTTCAGCGGACCGGTATCCGTGAGCGCAGAATCGCCCGCAAGGATGAATATACCAGTGATCTGTGTACGGCTGCCGTACAGGATCTGATGCATCGTTATGATAAAAAAATGGATGACGTCGATATGGTCCTGGTAGCGACCAGCACGCCTGATTTCACTTTCCCCTCTACGGCTTCGATTGTGCAGCATCGGCTGAATATTCCGCTGAGCGCGGGAGCGTTTGATCTAAGCGCAGCCTGCGCCGGATTTGTCTATGCGCTGCATACCGCCCACAGCTATGTGGCATCGGGAATGCACCGCAAGGTCCTGGTCATCGGGGCTGATACAATCTCCAAAATTACGGATTACAACGACCGCAGCACCTGTGTGCTTTTTGGCGACGGGGCTGGGGCAGTGTTAGTAGAGAGCGACGGACAGGCCGGGGGCTTTAAGGGCTTCCATCTCGGAAGCGACGGTGGCGGGGGGCATCATGTCTACCGTACAGGGTTGTCCCATACGGTAAATGACGTTGAAATGGTCGATTCGCAGCTATTGGTGCAGAACGGGCGCGAGGTATTCCGCTGGGCGGTAAGAACGGTTCCGGACGGCGTGAAGCAGCTGCTCGGCAAGGCTGAAATGAGCCTTCAGCAGATAGACTGGTTCATCCCGCACAGTGCCAATATGCGGATCATTGAGCCGATCTGCGAGCGTATGGGCTACCCGATCGAACAGGTGCTGCACAGCCTGGTCTATTTCGGCAACACCTCAGCTGCGACGATTCCGCTCGCACTAGACCTCGGCATTCGTGAGGGCAAGGTGCAGAACGGCCAGAACCTTCTGCTGTATGGCTTCGGAGCAGGCCTGACCCATGCCGGCCAACTGGTGCAGCTGGATCTGGCAGTACAGACAGGGGAACCGACAACGCTGTAA
- a CDS encoding guanylate kinase, which produces MGKIFILYGPSASGKTEIQQQLTSPLFPRIITATTRPPRHGEEDGIHYRFLSTEEFQHKMEQNELVEWTLYNSHYYGTLRSSVEEVLAGKMDANSIMDLPGVLALKKQYGPYIRAIYIGADLASLRKRLLERGSDPAEAAARVAKAQGEELSDAYMAHADIAIWNNDSTDFAQTLQQVRDYIAANGSQK; this is translated from the coding sequence ATGGGAAAAATATTCATATTGTATGGCCCTTCCGCTTCCGGAAAAACAGAGATACAACAGCAGCTGACCTCTCCCTTATTTCCGAGAATTATCACCGCCACTACGCGTCCGCCCCGGCACGGTGAAGAAGACGGCATCCATTACCGGTTCCTCTCCACAGAAGAATTCCAGCATAAAATGGAGCAGAACGAACTGGTAGAATGGACGTTGTACAACAGCCACTATTATGGAACTCTGCGCTCCAGTGTGGAGGAGGTGCTAGCCGGGAAGATGGACGCCAACAGTATCATGGACCTGCCGGGAGTGCTCGCGCTCAAAAAACAATACGGTCCCTATATCCGCGCCATCTATATTGGCGCGGATCTGGCCAGTCTGCGCAAAAGACTGCTGGAGCGGGGCAGTGACCCGGCCGAAGCAGCCGCCAGGGTGGCTAAGGCCCAAGGCGAGGAACTTAGCGATGCGTATATGGCACACGCCGACATCGCTATCTGGAACAATGATAGCACAGATTTCGCCCAGACCCTGCAGCAGGTTCGCGACTATATCGCAGCCAATGGATCACAGAAATAA
- a CDS encoding zinc-binding alcohol dehydrogenase family protein, which produces MKSIVCEQPGQLVLKELEEPVVSEGSALVAIRRIGICGTDLHAYQGKQPFFSYPRILGHELAGTIEQIGGNDQGLKAGDQVSIIPYMHCGSCIACRNDKTNCCTDMQVFGVHIDGGMRERVTVPISHLIQTNGLSLEQSALLEPFSIGRHAVRRSELRAGEVVLVIGAGPIGLGVMVFAKQQGATVIAMDVNVERLAFCKQWAEADYTVHALQEPGAAIAALTGGDYPTVVYDATGNLHSMSSAFEYVGHGGKLVYVGLVREEITFNDPEFHKREMTLMGSRNATLEDFGQVMEAMKDGSLDVGAYITHRVPFTEMISRFDRWLLPEEKVIKAIVEL; this is translated from the coding sequence GTGAAGAGTATTGTATGTGAACAGCCCGGTCAACTGGTGCTGAAGGAACTTGAAGAGCCTGTCGTGAGCGAAGGCTCGGCGCTGGTTGCGATTCGGCGGATTGGTATCTGCGGAACCGACCTGCACGCGTATCAGGGTAAACAGCCTTTTTTCAGCTACCCCCGCATTCTGGGGCATGAGCTGGCAGGTACGATTGAACAGATTGGCGGCAATGATCAGGGCCTGAAGGCAGGCGACCAGGTAAGTATCATCCCTTATATGCACTGCGGGAGCTGTATTGCCTGCCGCAACGACAAAACCAATTGCTGCACTGACATGCAGGTCTTCGGCGTGCATATTGACGGCGGCATGAGAGAGAGGGTCACCGTTCCGATCAGCCATCTAATCCAGACGAACGGGCTGTCGCTGGAGCAGAGCGCGCTCCTTGAGCCGTTCAGTATCGGCAGACATGCGGTGCGCCGCTCTGAGCTGCGGGCCGGAGAGGTAGTGCTGGTCATCGGCGCCGGGCCGATAGGACTTGGGGTGATGGTTTTTGCCAAGCAACAGGGGGCAACAGTGATTGCTATGGATGTGAATGTGGAGCGGCTGGCCTTCTGCAAGCAATGGGCCGAGGCGGACTACACCGTACATGCCCTTCAGGAGCCAGGCGCAGCAATTGCCGCGCTTACGGGCGGCGATTATCCGACGGTTGTGTATGACGCCACAGGCAACCTGCATTCGATGAGCAGCGCTTTTGAGTATGTGGGCCATGGCGGCAAGCTGGTTTACGTAGGGCTTGTGCGCGAGGAGATCACCTTCAATGATCCCGAATTCCACAAACGTGAGATGACGTTAATGGGCAGCCGGAATGCGACCCTGGAGGATTTCGGGCAGGTGATGGAAGCGATGAAGGACGGAAGTCTGGACGTAGGGGCTTATATCACGCACCGGGTGCCTTTTACGGAGATGATCTCCCGGTTTGACCGCTGGTTGCTGCCGGAGGAGAAGGTTATTAAGGCGATTGTTGAGCTGTAA
- a CDS encoding aldo/keto reductase, whose amino-acid sequence MKYRPLGQTGLDVSVLSFGASSLGSVFREINEAEGIRTVHAAVDQGINYIDVSPYYGLTKAETVLGKALADLSRDRFLLSTKAGRIGPEQFDYSAEQITTSLEASLKRLGTDYVDILLLHDMEFVPFEQVVQVAIPTLYKLKEQGKARFVGVSGLPLQIFEQTLAQAQLDVILSYCHYSLNDTSLLRLLPLLEEKRVGVINASPISMGLLSTRPLADWHPAPVEIRRVCKLAAGHCAAQGEDLSRLAIQFSVANEQIPTTLVSTASVGNVINNIAWCDEPINEQLLKEVLEILQPIHNHTWPSGRPEYNLQPS is encoded by the coding sequence ATGAAATACAGACCGCTCGGCCAGACTGGGCTGGACGTTTCCGTGCTAAGCTTCGGGGCATCCTCCCTGGGCTCCGTATTTAGAGAAATTAATGAAGCGGAGGGAATCCGCACCGTTCATGCTGCTGTCGATCAAGGAATTAATTATATCGATGTTTCACCGTATTACGGATTAACCAAGGCAGAGACGGTACTGGGCAAAGCGCTTGCCGACTTGTCGCGCGACCGGTTCCTGCTGTCTACCAAGGCTGGCCGGATTGGACCCGAGCAGTTTGATTATTCTGCCGAGCAGATTACTACCAGTCTGGAGGCCAGCCTGAAGCGGCTGGGAACCGATTATGTCGATATTCTGCTGCTGCATGATATGGAATTTGTTCCGTTTGAACAGGTGGTGCAGGTTGCGATCCCGACTCTGTACAAGCTGAAGGAGCAAGGCAAAGCCCGGTTCGTCGGCGTATCCGGCCTGCCCCTGCAGATCTTCGAGCAGACCCTGGCGCAGGCGCAGCTGGATGTGATTCTCTCCTACTGCCATTATTCGCTGAATGATACCTCCTTGCTGCGGCTGCTGCCGCTCCTGGAGGAGAAACGGGTCGGGGTGATCAACGCATCGCCGATTTCGATGGGACTGCTGAGCACACGTCCGCTGGCTGACTGGCACCCGGCTCCGGTCGAGATCCGCCGGGTATGCAAGCTGGCTGCCGGCCACTGTGCGGCCCAAGGAGAAGATCTGTCCAGACTGGCGATTCAATTCTCGGTGGCGAATGAACAGATTCCGACCACACTGGTCAGCACGGCCAGTGTGGGGAATGTTATCAACAATATCGCCTGGTGCGATGAGCCGATCAATGAGCAACTTCTCAAGGAGGTACTGGAGATTCTCCAGCCGATACACAACCATACCTGGCCGAGCGGACGTCCTGAGTATAATCTGCAGCCGAGTTAG
- a CDS encoding amidohydrolase family protein: MRIDSHQHYWKIERGDYGWITPKLPVLHRDFGPGQLEPHLMRHQLDGSIVVQAAPTLAETDYILSLSGQSEQILGVVGYLDPADPACREHYAAMAAHPKLVGIRVMIQEMEQAGELLQPPIMEAFHWLAHEQINVDLLVVADQLPQLLKLLEQVPHLRGVIDHIAKPDIAAGRLEPWGEQLRLLAGYPNVYCKLSGMVTEAVHQHWSTEDFRPYITQVLDCFGPRRVLFGSDWPVCLLSASYDEVVGVLEACLPEGYTEEDRERLFGRNAAEFYRLRV, from the coding sequence GTGCGCATAGACAGTCATCAGCATTATTGGAAAATAGAGCGCGGCGACTACGGCTGGATTACACCGAAACTGCCGGTGCTGCACCGTGACTTCGGACCGGGACAGCTCGAACCCCATCTGATGCGGCATCAGCTGGACGGAAGCATTGTCGTTCAGGCTGCGCCAACACTGGCGGAGACGGACTACATCCTGTCGCTCAGCGGACAGTCGGAGCAGATCCTTGGTGTTGTAGGCTACCTTGATCCCGCAGATCCCGCCTGCCGCGAGCACTATGCGGCGATGGCCGCACATCCCAAGCTGGTAGGCATCCGGGTCATGATCCAGGAGATGGAGCAAGCCGGGGAGCTGCTGCAGCCGCCTATTATGGAAGCGTTCCACTGGTTGGCCCATGAGCAGATTAATGTCGATCTGCTGGTGGTAGCCGATCAACTGCCGCAGTTGTTGAAGCTGCTGGAGCAGGTGCCCCATCTGCGAGGGGTAATCGACCATATCGCCAAGCCAGATATTGCTGCCGGACGGCTGGAGCCGTGGGGCGAACAGCTCCGCCTACTTGCCGGTTATCCTAATGTATACTGCAAGCTCTCCGGGATGGTAACCGAAGCGGTACATCAGCACTGGAGCACGGAGGATTTCCGGCCATACATCACACAGGTGCTGGACTGCTTCGGCCCCCGGCGTGTCCTGTTCGGCAGTGACTGGCCAGTCTGCCTGCTGTCTGCCAGCTATGATGAGGTAGTCGGCGTGCTGGAGGCATGTCTGCCGGAGGGGTATACAGAAGAAGACCGGGAGCGTCTGTTTGGAAGGAACGCGGCAGAGTTCTACAGACTTAGGGTATAA